A genomic segment from Clostridium pasteurianum BC1 encodes:
- a CDS encoding WG repeat-containing protein, which yields MLQNNENIDYLTGLLPKGAIIVTPLNIKETSPIKVGDLDQDGNLEAVIPYKLSDEYYLMVLKKYNEQWYSVFSIKGKGIGINYLDYVDFEGNGIKDIVVGWQEGAIWSELNIFTWKAYGLKRIVKELNYSILQVFPVANTNRKDFAIWQHDTGEAYKIEVFCKKEDGIFKDKGIYKDYFKMVVRYYEKKVKEMPDAAFYWYYLGDAQIKAGENEAALKSIKKGINLNREYPSKEAFLILKDRVQRAQGKRNIIGYVSSELYPASVRTIEGIKWGYINNTGQLVIKPDFQSSMDFQDNGLAIVSKNDNMGVINGDANFVIDPQYDYIEKFREGIAIANNRNGYYAFSDTGKKIFQYKNYIGNFNEGKATFVEIGIDSQWIYGYVDKNGKVVIAAKYEVANNFNNDKAVVKLVKGPYEIIDPKGNTIQSFKYPFVGDISEGLLIFKEKSDGKFGYINEKGGVVIEPKFGSAEPFKNGSAVINLSTDFENKYGLIDKNGSFIIQPIYNNIKLLGEDMVAVGKAIDKNNPPKGSIYALANIKGKIITDFIYYEIDNYNGGIASAYDNSHTFFIDKSGEIISVLPKVKGTGTLTLENGLVKADIDNRISYLDKKGTVLWKQNSDVELNDLYKIQEIKYNPNRNYLVYYPKVLGIKDAKRQRHINEKIASLAQVKKIDPKKQLDYNYFGDFSIEFFNKQLVVLELSGYNYPFGAAHGMPTLIYVHVGLKDGKIYSLEELFKKNSHYVRVLSDIIKKQIEAQGSDSDIWLDEYKGIKRDQPFFISQDVLNIYFYPYEIAPYAAGFPTFHIPFTEIENIIDTKGVFWRSFN from the coding sequence TTGCTTCAAAATAATGAAAATATAGATTACCTTACCGGGCTTTTACCTAAAGGCGCAATAATTGTAACTCCTTTGAATATTAAGGAAACATCACCTATAAAGGTAGGTGATTTAGACCAAGACGGAAATTTAGAGGCAGTAATACCCTATAAATTATCAGACGAGTATTATTTAATGGTTCTAAAAAAATATAATGAACAATGGTATAGTGTATTTTCAATAAAAGGCAAAGGTATAGGAATAAATTATTTAGACTATGTGGATTTTGAGGGAAATGGTATAAAAGATATTGTAGTTGGTTGGCAAGAAGGTGCTATTTGGTCTGAACTCAATATATTTACTTGGAAAGCATATGGATTAAAGCGAATAGTGAAGGAACTAAATTATAGTATTCTACAAGTTTTCCCTGTAGCCAATACTAATAGAAAAGATTTTGCTATATGGCAGCATGATACTGGTGAAGCTTATAAAATAGAAGTCTTTTGTAAAAAGGAAGATGGTATTTTTAAGGATAAGGGAATTTACAAAGATTATTTTAAAATGGTAGTAAGATATTATGAGAAAAAAGTTAAAGAGATGCCAGATGCTGCTTTTTACTGGTATTACCTAGGGGATGCTCAAATTAAGGCTGGAGAAAATGAAGCAGCATTAAAATCAATAAAAAAAGGTATAAATTTGAATAGGGAATATCCTTCTAAAGAGGCTTTTCTTATTTTAAAAGATAGAGTACAGAGAGCGCAGGGAAAGAGAAATATTATAGGCTATGTTTCCAGTGAACTTTATCCAGCTTCAGTTAGAACTATAGAGGGAATTAAATGGGGATATATTAATAATACGGGGCAGCTTGTTATTAAACCGGATTTTCAGTCATCCATGGACTTTCAGGATAATGGATTGGCTATAGTTTCTAAAAATGATAATATGGGAGTTATAAATGGCGATGCTAATTTTGTTATAGATCCGCAATATGATTACATTGAGAAGTTTAGAGAAGGCATAGCAATTGCCAATAATAGAAACGGATATTATGCCTTTTCTGATACCGGTAAAAAAATATTTCAATACAAGAACTACATTGGAAATTTTAATGAGGGGAAAGCTACTTTTGTAGAGATAGGTATAGATAGTCAATGGATATATGGTTATGTAGATAAGAACGGTAAAGTAGTGATTGCAGCAAAGTATGAAGTGGCAAATAATTTTAATAATGACAAAGCTGTAGTTAAACTTGTAAAAGGACCTTACGAAATAATAGATCCAAAGGGAAATACTATACAAAGCTTTAAATATCCTTTTGTAGGAGATATAAGTGAGGGTTTATTGATATTTAAGGAGAAATCTGATGGGAAATTTGGCTATATAAATGAAAAAGGTGGGGTTGTCATAGAGCCTAAATTTGGATCAGCTGAGCCTTTTAAAAATGGATCAGCAGTTATAAATTTATCTACAGATTTTGAAAATAAATATGGGTTAATAGATAAAAATGGAAGCTTTATTATACAACCTATCTATAATAATATAAAACTTTTAGGTGAAGATATGGTGGCGGTAGGAAAAGCTATTGACAAAAATAATCCTCCCAAAGGATCAATATATGCTTTAGCAAATATTAAAGGTAAGATTATTACTGATTTCATATATTATGAAATTGACAATTATAATGGAGGAATAGCATCAGCCTATGATAACAGCCATACATTTTTCATTGATAAATCAGGTGAAATAATATCAGTTTTACCTAAAGTAAAAGGTACAGGAACCCTCACTTTAGAGAATGGTTTAGTTAAAGCTGATATAGATAATAGAATCTCATACCTGGATAAAAAAGGTACAGTACTTTGGAAACAAAATAGTGATGTTGAATTAAATGATTTGTATAAAATACAGGAAATTAAATATAATCCAAATAGAAATTATTTAGTATACTATCCTAAAGTTTTAGGAATTAAGGATGCAAAAAGGCAAAGACACATAAATGAAAAAATTGCTAGTTTAGCACAGGTAAAAAAAATTGATCCTAAAAAACAACTTGATTATAATTATTTTGGAGACTTTTCTATAGAGTTTTTTAATAAGCAGTTGGTGGTATTAGAATTATCCGGGTATAACTATCCTTTTGGAGCAGCACATGGTATGCCTACACTAATTTATGTACATGTAGGATTAAAGGATGGGAAAATATATAGTTTAGAAGAATTATTCAAGAAAAATAGTCACTATGTAAGAGTACTAAGTGATATTATTAAAAAGCAAATTGAGGCACAGGGATCAGATTCAGATATATGGCTTGATGAATACAAGGGAATAAAACGAGACCAGCCATTTTTTATTTCTCAAGATGTATTAAATATATACTTCTATCCTTACGAAATAGCCCCTTACGCGGCTGGCTTTCCTACATTCCATATACCATTTACAGAAATTGAAAATATAATAGATACTAAGGGCGTTTTTTGGAGATCTTTTAATTGA